TTTTATGAATTGCACTGCAGACGGTTCTTTGCCTGGACAATTCTTCTCTCCCGTGGTAGTCTCCATGATTAGTAGGCCTAAACTGTATATGTCTGACTTCGTGGAGATTTCACCTCTGTATAGATATTCCGGAGCTATGTATCCACTGCATATCATTAAGATTTTTATAAGTATTATCAGAGAGATTAGAATGCAGTTTACTTTAAGACAAAGGACCAAAACATTATCGCAGTTTGTGGTCTACTTACTATGACCCAACAACATTCTGTGTGTTCATCCGTGTTTGTTCTTGACCAAAGAGTCTGGAGAGACCGAAATCGGCGATTTTCGGCACCATGTTATCATCCAACAGTATGTTTTCCGGCTTGAGATCCATATGGACAATAGGAATGCTGTGTACAAAGTGCAAACCATTGCAAATCCCCTTAATTATGTTGAAGCGTATGTTCCAGTCCATTTTTGTATGTACTTCTGAGGAAGTGAAACACTGAATTATTGAATTACTCAAATATAAAGAATTACAATAACGTAAACATTTATTTATTAGAATGCCGACAGCAAAAATATGTTCACAAAAGACAACCTTTCAGTACAATAGCAAGTTCTTTGGATAATACCAACTGTTGCAGTTTTTCCCCATTATTGAGCATTGAAAAGTTAAAGGAATATATTGATGCCAAACTCCAATTCATAATGTAAACATATTGGAACATTAACATGAAAGCAATTTGAGTCGGGTAGTATTATATACCAAAAAGATGTTTCTGAAGGCTTCCCAGTGGTAAGTACTCATGGCAAAGTAAACTTTCAACAATGTCAGCCACAATATATCTTCCGTTGTTCAGCACCACTTTCTTTTGACCTTCGTGACAGTAGCCGACCAACTTCAGTACATTTTCATGGTGGAGAGCCATAATGTTCTGAACCTCGTTAGCAAACGCTTTGTCGCGTGCGATTGGCGAATTTTCCGCGAGTTTCT
This genomic window from Aegilops tauschii subsp. strangulata cultivar AL8/78 chromosome 4, Aet v6.0, whole genome shotgun sequence contains:
- the LOC109733449 gene encoding cysteine-rich receptor-like protein kinase 25: MATSAGLGQPSVLSTLPKNLPLDFLKTITDQFSEARKIGTGAFGTVYMGHMPDGQIITVKKLAENSPIARDKAFANEVQNIMALHHENVLKLVGYCHEGQKKVVLNNGRYIVADIVESLLCHEYLPLGSLQKHLFEVHTKMDWNIRFNIIKGICNGLHFVHSIPIVHMDLKPENILLDDNMVPKIADFGLSRLFGQEQTRMNTQNVVGSYGYIAPEYLYRGEISTKSDIYSLGLLIMETTTGEKNCPGKEPSAVQFIKNVRENWKEQRIASEYPLLDADGLQQVKKCIEIGLECVEIDRLKRPSIETILDKLNGRCASIRN